Genomic DNA from Luteolibacter arcticus:
GCGTGTAGTTGACCAGTTCCTTGCCGTTGATGGAGACGGTGACCTTCCCCTTCTCGACGCGGATCACGTATTTCATCCAGGTGTTGTCCTCGAAGGGCTCCTTGTTATCGACCACCGCGTAGAGGCCGCCGGACTTGCGCCAGTCGGACTGGGTGTTGTTCACCTGCACCTCGTAGCCCTTGGCCGGCCAACCCTTGTCCTGGAACTCGGTGTGGATGAAGAGCCCGCCGTTCGAGTTCGGCTTGGTCATGATGTCGGCGCGCAGCTCGAAGTTGTCGAACTTCGCCTTGCCGTCCTTGCCCATGTAGAAGGCGTGGGTGCAGTTGCCGTTGGCGACGATGGCACCGTCCTCCACCTTGATGTTGGCGGGTTCGCCGCCGATCTTCCACCCATCGAGCGACTTGCCATCGAAGATGGACACGAATCCCTCCTCCGGCTCGGCGGAAGCGGTGAAAACGAAAGCGGAGGCCACAACGGCCGAAAGTAGTTTTTTGATCATGGGAACGCGTTTCTACGCCACCCCATTCCATCCCCTTTCCGCGCTGACTCAATCCCGGATTTTGGAGAGCGTTGGGCAAATCATTCTAGCGAAGGCCGCCACGGATTCAAAAACGGGAGAAAACCCCG
This window encodes:
- a CDS encoding 3-keto-disaccharide hydrolase — protein: MIKKLLSAVVASAFVFTASAEPEEGFVSIFDGKSLDGWKIGGEPANIKVEDGAIVANGNCTHAFYMGKDGKAKFDNFELRADIMTKPNSNGGLFIHTEFQDKGWPAKGYEVQVNNTQSDWRKSGGLYAVVDNKEPFEDNTWMKYVIRVEKGKVTVSINGKELVNYTPEEGKSKLLKGGGTFAIQAHDPGSTTLYKNLRVKSLD